The Salarias fasciatus chromosome 11, fSalaFa1.1, whole genome shotgun sequence genomic interval TCCCCTTGAAGAGCAGCTGATTTCACTCGTTCTTATACATGAAccaggcagttttttttaaagattctaTATTTAGATGACAGGAATAATTTCCCTGAAACTCATCTGCGGTGCCTCACCAGtttctcttttgtgtgtgtgtcccagcgTCAACGTGAGCCTGCAGAAGAGAGGAAATGGGTCATCGGTGATTGTGCAGGCATCAGCCGCTGCTTATATTCACACCACTCTTGGTGAGTATCTGCGATGCTGTGCATGCATAAACATTTTGGATAGTTTTAGTGTCTTTGAAGGCTGTGCAAAGTCAACATGTCTCATCATCAAGCGGCCACAACATGATAGAgtaaaaaacatgtaaacaaacccaaGAGCGTCTGGAAGCTTACcgagtgagagtgtgagtgtttgATCGGAGACTTGGTTTCAGATGTGTGACGCTGGAGGGATGGAGATGGGCATCGAGCGGCTGTGATGTTTTTAGGGGGAGCGTTTGAGCTGAGTTGATGAAAACTGGAAGCCTGGTTATCCAAACTTGAGAACTGTTGAAGTAAAATGCAATCAGTGAGTGGGGAGCATAAATGTATTGTCTAAAGAGGCGAGGAGGATGTATACGGATGTGTGtggcaaacaaaaaacagtgatcACAGACGCTGCACACTGTTTGCCTCATGCCATTTTGGACTTTTTCAATGATTGGCAGACtttctgcattaaaaaaaaacaaacatcactttCACCCGCCGATCCGCAGGGTATAAATTGGATTTGTTGACAGGTGCTGGCTCGAggcatttacattaaaaatgaaagttcTGTCATAAAAGTCTGTATACAAACTGCAGCTGGCACATTTGTAATAGTCCTGCAATCTATTTTTGTCTGCACTACATTATTACATTCATTACAATCATTTCCAATATTTCTCAGAattagacagaaaaaaaatcattttctgacAGCAGTTCATTCAATACTTAATAATGAATGTTTGGATTTAtggactatatatatatatatatatatatatatatatatatatatatatatatatatatatatatatatatatatacatatttacattttagGAAGTTCAAGTGTTGCTACTTGACTTCACACTCAGTGCACTAACAAAGTCGTTCAGCAGAAGGAGTATGACATTAACCATTAAAGGTATAAGTTGCCCCCCGTGCCCGGCTCACACACCTTCCTGAGCGCTGCCATTTCCTTGACCAGCAGTTCGATGTCCTCGTGGTCCTCGTGGTCCTCGTCCTCGCCATCCTCGTTACCTTTGAAATCCCACCGGCTGCCGTCCGGCAGGTAAGGCTCGACAAGGACGGATTCCGTTCCTCTGATGTCGCAGCGACAGTACGGGCAGGTGTGGCCGGCTGTCTTCTGTTAAATACCGAAAACTTGTTGAACTGATAAGGTCATGTGACTACAAAGACGTATTGTCTCGAGAACAGCACTGTGTCGTTTGAATGGGGTAGTGGAATATTTTGACCTTGTCTTCAGAGAAGAGAAGCCACTAGATTTTCAAAAGGTGAAGAGGATGGAAAGTGCTATCTTCAGCAGACCCCGGTTTTTACATGTTACAGATGAAAGCGAGGTGTTGCAACATTTCACTGGCTGTTCATTCAGCTGCACTTTGGTGTGAATATAGAAATTGCGATATAGTTCCTCTACCATCTACCTTGTCCTGTTTTACAAACGTGTTGATAATTTTGAACCTTTGTCTGAACTTGCTTAGAACTTTCATATCTGGTCTGACACTCATAAGTCTTATTCAACTTCCTCATCATGTTTCTCAAGCCCTCTCGTTTGATATGCTTCACATGctgcttctcctttttttccccaagagaCTGTACATGACATTGAGGAGAATGTGAGCACAAATTCACCTGGCACATTTTGAAGCCAGATATCAGGACATGCCGCTCTGCACCTTTACAAATGCTTAAACACTGTCTGAACAGAGGGAAGACCTCTGATGGGCGAGTGTTTTCAAAGAAATACTCATCGAGCACAAAACTGTtatttgagagcagtaactgtTATTCTGTTTGGATGCCCTGATTGCCACTCTGTGGTCAAGAAAGAGTAAGCAGGATATTGTAAGGGAAGGCCCCCGTTGCCTCACGTTTGTGTGCTGCTGCAACAAATAGAAGTCAGATCTGCTTCTGTGCAGTCTTAAAATGTTGCACAGTCTGTTAAAATACTAAAAGACATTAGGCAGTTAGTACATCAACCTCAGTACTTTAAACATTACAGTATAAATATAGCAATATTTGTCCTTTCTCATAAATCAGTGTGAGGAAAGACAGAATGATGTTTAAgtatgtttcctttttttttttttttttttttttgctaattcaCGTTTTACACTACTAAAATaactttgtgggtttttttttcatatttgaatgaaatgtttccCAGAGACCCTTGAGCATATTTTTGACCTAAACCCCAAGCCACAGTGAAATAGCCACCACCATTCTAGTGTGGTGATACAATGACTGACATAAATATACCTTGTCTGTTTTGCTCCACTGAATGCACCAAATGTTACAGTAACAGCTCCACACGACTATGATGCACATGCAAATGTTAAACAGAGTTCACTTGTCTTGCATGTGTAATGCAGTCCTGTTTCATTTCGAGCAGACATTAGACAGTTCAACTCAATGGATGAAGATCCAAACCTGCCAGCCCGTGAGGCAGGGTCGACACAGGAGATGGCCACAGGGTTGGATCTTTGTGTCCTTATCCCTCTCTGCGCAGATCTTACATAGCTGGAAGGTGCTGCCGATCTCGCAGTACAGCTCATACTGTTCCTGTTTGGTGAAATGGGGGAGGCAGTAGTTACTCAGAGGAAAAATAAGAAACACAGTAAAAGATCTATGTTTTGCTTTTGGTCAGGCTCAAGAAGCCGCCGGCAGTCCTGTCTAAAATTAATAAAGTGGTATCAAGTGCATCCGGTTACTTCTGTAACTTTGACTTTCCCCTTCTGGGCTGGCTCGCACAAGCTTGACAGGTCGGGGTTCACATCACGGCCATCTGGGTACAGGTAGCTGCAGGcgtgaaaacacagaagtactgagaaaacaaacacatgaacaaAGGCAAAATAAATCAAgagcctttgtgtgtgtttgtccttaCCAGCCTTCCTTGAAGCCCTGAATGAGAGCCTGGTAAAGAGGTTTATTCTGGGGGATGGTCTGGACGATGTCCGCCTCATTTGTCACGTGACCGATAGCCCAGTGGCCCATTCTTGTGCAGCTTAGACGGAATATATAGCTTGCAGGACGACAGATGCTTGTAAGTTACACTTGTTTCCAAAACACAAGCTTAAAATTAGAACTAGCATCAGACTCTGTGAAGCTGACAGATGAGTCATTTGAATATTGTTACAATGGCGGAAATTATTTTCAGAGTAGAATCAAAGTTCAAAttgaattatttttctttgctgttgtgCTTGAACCCCAATTATAAGCGctcacagccaatcacatggcAGGAAACAGATGCAAATATGTGAATTCACGGACTCGACAACCTGCTGAATGTGAAAGTATCTAAGTGCCTTTGAACATACCATGATTATTAGTGCCAGATCTGCTGTTCTGAAGTTCTCACAAATTACTGATCTACTGCCTGGCCAATGGCCTTCAAAATTTCCAGACAGCGATTagaaaaaacatggaaataatCAGTGTACTGCAATtccaaaggggaaaaaaaataattaggCCAAGATCACAGAGGCGTCTGTAAAGCCAGTCACAGACGGTATGATTACTTTACAACACTGTGCAATCAATTTTATAAAGTGGGTATCAAAACAAGTTTCACTGCACCGTTTAGACTTTGACTGAATAGGAGGTGATATGTGAATGCATATGGTAACAGCGGCTGCTTCGTGCATCGCTTTGCAAGTAGAATGACGTTGCAGTGTCATTATATATAATATAGTGGTCTTCTGAGCAGGCGGTTGACACGTTGGATAGGATTTGCTGAGATCCTATATAAAGGGTTCTAAATTGCATGCTCACACTAATAGATTgtgctttcagtgtgtgtgcattttgctGGTGATCAACAAAGAATAGCTCCCGTCAGTCACATCACGCACAGAGTGAGTGTTCAAATAAGGGTTTGGCATGTATCATCACATGGAGTGATTGCATGGAGCACTAAGCCCCCTCAAGCaaagaaaatgaggaaaacaataCTGGATTTCATGAAAAAGATTCAACATTAACATGGTAGCATTGAAATTTAAACACTTAAACacttgggttaaaaaataacccAGTTTTAACCAAAATGTTGGTACTGAAATGGACAATCCCAGTTTTAGGTTAATTTTATCCCAATAGGTTGGGTTATTTTTCTCAACCCAATTTTTGGCTTGAATTATTTAACGTAAAAGTTGGGTTATGCTAGCTGCAATTGGTGTAATTCCTAACCTAATTGTTGGGTTGCACAATTTAGCAGTAACAGTAATTAGTTTCCCTAGCTGCTTGCCATTTTCAGGGTTGTGGGGGGAGTAGAGCTGACAGAACTTATTTTAAATGGTAGACATccatcattatttttattataacCACCAACATTGTCGTGTGTGGTCATAGTAGTCACATACAGCATGCTTAAGTATTTACTACCAGTTTAAAAGATGAACGATGCATTTCATGTACGTAAGATGTATTATTAGAAATATTAGTGAGATGACGCCATAATattttgaaacatcaaaaaaaaaaaataataataataattaaattaaaaaaaaaaaaaaatccagcctCTAATCCAGGGGTGTCCCAAGTCAGTCCTGGAGGCCCGCaactctgcatgttttccatgtctccctgcttcaacacagctgattgcaatgaggctcgttacctggctttctgctggacttggccatgagtcttcatgagattcaggtgtgttgaagcagggagacatggaaaacatgcagggctgcggccctccaggaccgactttggacaccctGCTCTAACCCAAAGATGGGTTGctctctgaaaaacaacccaaaaatggAGTGTAACcttgaaaacccagaaattgGGTTAAAACAATAGCCCTATAACCCAGCAAATGGGTTACTCTGTATAAACATAACCCAAACATTTAACCCAACACTAGCAACTCATAAATTGGGTTACCAAAATAacccagcattttttttttttgtgtgcatcatCTGATGCCTACTTGCGTCTGGTTAACAGATTAAGGTTAACTTAGCTTTCCACAGTCTCCGATTCAAAATCAGTAACCTTGAATTCTTCCACTAAGGATTTGAGGGGtagttgttgtttgttgtggttGGCACAGAGAGCGGTGCTGCCCACACTCTTCGGCAGCCCCATCATCTCCCGAGGTGGTTGCTGACCTTCCTTTCCAAAACCTCAACAGTAGAGTTTGGTAAACATCGCATGCTGGTAGAGCCAGGCTTTGAAATGTCCCAGAGGGCCAGACTTGTCCTCAGTTTTCAGTTTGCCAATAGGGCTGTACGATTTTGACgaaaaacctaattgcgatttttctgacaCATAATACGATTGCGATtcgatttgcgattttcacattttattctttcaaatgcagaaaacagctaaaattatagtcgaaaaaaattcttgttgcttttacatggtcttgctcaagttgacacataaaataacctaatgtaaactaaattgacaaagcttcaggcagcggcaggCGAGACACCACCGTGCTGTCTGCAtcacgtttggaaaaaaaaaaaaagtgcgtcgttttaataatgaaataacaaaataataaaaacccagTGCTGTCGAAATTGTAATTCAgtactggtcttgcttgcatggttcacagaaaattacttagacaacagtttccaacatgaaataaatggaaattaaaaaccagaaccgcaaataggcaccactgtgaaaccaacttcaactagaaaaaaaaaaaaaaaagaactcgccagcttctaaagataaagggtaaaaaaatgaatccttattgctgtaatattcttagatcacacTCAGTTcagtaatcctactctgggtcatcttccctctcATTATTGGGCTGCAgtgtcatgttttcatggagagagatGATCGCAtccacatgctggatgaaggctgggGCGCTGTCGGGTgatcgggtgagagagagaataacctacgacttgtTGACGTTTCTGTAATGTGTAGAGGTGAGTCTTCAAGTGTTGGTACAAATTAGACGTGTtccctctggatctggctgctgcacggcgacacAATCTACATTTGGCGCCACAATCTACATTTGGCGCCACAtcgtttttttcaaacccaaagtaagtccaaacaactgaattacatttctttttaataccAACTGCTCCGCACCCTCTTCTGTTgtcatctcagccattttcacaccgtgaatgaatcacactgaaaactttttgctcctcacgGCACCGCAGCGCACACACGCAGGGTTCGTTGTTAGCAACCTGATGCTagtcagctgcagcagtgcagtgcatacatacttgcttcctgttgtcatttctgattggccggtggcccAGAACGCGAGACTCGAACGTGTTGATTGGCGgataggtctgtcactcaaatgcctcgAAAAACCTCAGCCGTGCGCGGTTTGGTTACCGCagtagttaaaacctcaatttcaatgaggtgtcggttaatcgtgcagcccaATTTGCTATCCAGCCTAATTTAGGTTGCCTGGACAGATACGGCGTCCTGCAGCGACATCTTGAAACAACTTTCAACCGTCATGCGGATCTGTGTGACATAACCATAACGCACCATAGTTCAGAAGCTGAGATGTGATCCAACCTGATACTCATTAAATGTACTTGTTGTAAGTAGTCAGCATATTTACTACCTACTTTGAGATACTTTGAGCCATGCGTGTTGTTCAACTGGCCATGTGCACACACAAGTTAAAACATTAGGTATATCTAGCTGGTAGTGATTGGATCTTCTTTTATCATTAGAAATTTCTTCATTCTTGGTTCCACCGATTCAACAAAGAGCTGAATTCCTCAGAAATTTTGGTCTAACACTGTAGACCTAACATCCTTGACGTGACTCTTTTTCCATGAATTCCCAAAGGTTTACCCTTGGACTACAGCTTGACTACAAAAGCTGGTTATTAATCCATTGAACTCAGcgtcatgtaaaaaaaaaagtgggttgaggtcattttctttctcctgAAAGTAACCATCAGAAGATAGTTACACTGCAGTAATAAATTAATAGACTTGATCTGCAGAAAGAAACTTTGTTAGGCTGTGGCATTAGAACAGTGCTCAACTGACACTAAGGAGCCCAAAGAGTGTCAATGAATTCTCCACCACACTCCCAcatcaccaccagcagcagcagttgatGGTAGCCCGAGCTGTAACCTCAGTTTCCTGCCCTTAGCTGTAGTGGAGGAAACTgggtgtggttttctgcaggtgTAGCACATGACGTTGCCACATGTTGTGTGGTCAGTGATGATTTTAAGtaaaaaattatatatttttttcagttactgttttctttcattcatctgCCGCATCAGTGGTCATTGATCTCTGGCATCAGCCAGGCATTTGGGCCAGAACTGCCACtcactggatattttctcttCATCTCTGTAAACTTTTGAGACAGATGTGTTTGAAAGTCTCAGTAAATCTGTAGTTTTTGAAGAACTCAGACCAGCCTGCCTGGTACAAAAATCAGTGCTACATCCAAAGTCATTTAAATCATCGTTCTTCCTGAATTCTCATGGTCACTTTGAACTTCAGGAGGTcaccttgaattttttttttttttttttttgcattgaaaaTAGAGTGACCAGAGAGTgtagaaaaagtgaaagaaagtgaTTAGCAGCTCAACAGTTTCAAAATATGATCCAAGACAAAAACGAATCATTCTCACCTGCCAGGTCTGTGCAGGTAGTGCTCCAGACGAGCTATAACCTGGTCATAGGTGAGGAAGGCCATGTAGCCCGGATGTGTCACTGCGAGCTGGTTCCAGTTCCTGAGAAGTGATCTCCAGGGCTGAAAGGTCAGAAGATATTTGCCATTGCTGAGATGAGAGGAGTCACAGCGATGTCGTCATGGATGTCACATTTGTGATTAGGAATTATAGAGTTGACGAAGTATCTGGTTCTCGCCAGAAAGCATGTCGGTCACTTTGTCTCCCATATAAGAGCAACAAAATATGATTTGAGCTTCTGTAGTGCTTGCATGTGAATTCAGCTACATTTATACAGTTGTTTTTACTCTACTAATTGTTGAGCCATCCCTTGGCACAAGGGTGGATAGCCATCTCCATGTCTGTGGTTGCTTGGATCCCCGTCACGTGAGAGTGCATGTGCCATGTTTTAAGTATATTGGTGCACTTTAACTCATGTATTAActtgcagttaaaaaaaagaatacatgcaaatgcatcattttgctgttttgaaaGGTTTCACTTGCCTGAAATAGTCTGGTGAAGATGTCAAACTCAAACACAGAGATGTGATCATTACAGGTGAGATCAATGGTTGATTTGAGAGCCATGGATTCCATCCCCTCCTCAAATGCATGCACGCCTCTCAGCAGCTCTTTAAAAGTGCTCCACTGCACGATACACCTGCCGGGGCAAATGAACAGTCAGTGaatgcagagagacaaaaaaaaaaaaaaaaaaaaggacaacaaaTGGAACAAAGCATGCTGTCAGAATGAGAAATTTCCCTCACGCACTGGTTGCCAAATGCTTGTCTCCAGAACTCCTCTGCCTCCGTCTTCGTCACCCTGTAGGTGTCACCCTGAAAACTTCCCTCCGGAAACATGGCCCTCAGCTCCCACAGCATGTGACTGAACATCAACGACAGTTTGGTCAAATTCCTCCTGTGAGTGAAAAACACAGCTGAGCTTCAGTTGGAGAGGAAAATGATACTTTACACATGACATTCAAGCACTTTGTCTTCTTGGACAAGGGGGGTTGAAAATCACTTTCTAAGCTGGTTTAATCACCTTAAGCTGAAAATCCAAATATACAATACTGACATTGAATGGAAAAAAGAAGGCCAGAATATTTTATGTGCACATAGAAGCTCTCCTCTCCTGTAATTTCAAAACGTTATTGTCACTTGCTGTATTCTTCTACAGTTAAACATCACCAGTTCTTGAACTTGTAACAAACTCATGTGTGTTCAGCTGAAACATGCACTGCCAAAGCACTGCTGATACTTTCCATAGATAAACACTCATGTAACTTCTCTAAAGGTAGTCCAGCTTGCAAACAGGATGCTACCTTTTGCATGCTTGCCTGTGAATACCACAAAATGTTCCATTGGCCAGTGTGTCTCTCAAGGGCAGTCGATACTGAGCTCGCTCGTCCTTCCAATGtctttgatgtgttttcttttctcggCATGCGTAGCCTATTTTTATACTATTGTTTTTGCACTATTATCTACTCAGCATTGCGGGCCAGATTTGTTGTACAAGCAATATGTACATTGttgtcatttcattcatttcatcccacaaaataacacaaaattaaTTAAGTACTGAAATATATGTAATCTGGTATCACACCAGCCgaaaaatatgctttttttttcaccacagcATTGACAAAGCCACTTTAAGTGGAATCGTCCTTTGTAAAGATCCCTCTCTGACATGTTTTAAGTGGTAGCCATTGAAGTATAATTCTGCTTTGAATACTAATTTGTATGTCTGAAGTTTAGCCAGTCATTCATTCAAGGCTACTTAAAAGGTTCTCATCAAATTTATGCCGTGAAAATTACTGAATCCTCAACATCCAGAATCTATGACCGTGCATATAAGGCCGAAAATGTAATGGCAGGGCAcacgttttctcttttgctatAAATGTTTATGCCTGAAATCAGGTGGCAATAAATGAAGTACATTTGATATGGggaagatttcatttttttttaggatttggACTTAATCATTTCCCCTGTATGTCACAAAATTTAACACACGGTAGTTAATCATCAGATTTATGCACATTTAAAGTACGTCACTGTACGATATATTAGATGTGGTTTATAATTATGATCTGTCTCAGGAATGGTCAACTTTGATTATTATTAGTGCCACAATGCAATTTATCAGTGGCCAAGTTTTGACCGAACACTTCCACCACAAGGAGGGCAGCTTAATACTACAATCCTAATTAAACTCAAGTggttaaaatgacttttttcttctttgatccGGTAAAACCAATATTGCATTATTTAGGGAAGTTGGCTGTAAAGAGTGCAGACGATAGCAGCAGCTGCTCATGTCTGTAATGTTTGATAGATTGAGCTGCAGGAATTTTTAACATGGCACATTTTCACTTCCGTAAAACTTTTTTTGATGCaacttcagaattttttttttagatgtatgCAGACATCGTAAATTCATTAGAATACATCTGATAGCGTGGAAAGTGGCGATAAACTTTCCGCCCGAGTAACCGCAGTAAACCTCTTCCAGAGCAGAACAGAGTAGTAGCAGAAGAGAATGTGGGAGGGAATGTGTAAGACCCATCTCAAGGTCTGGCCGGGCCTGGGCGCCATAACCATCCctcaagattaaaaaaactgtgaaaaatgtaCAAGAATCACACAATTTGCCCTGCATTTCTTCAGAAATAGCTAAGGTATTGTGTAGGATATGAACTTCGGGTGATTGATTACAGAGTGGTTTCCATTTGCAGATGCCATTGTTACAGATGTTGTTCAGCCACGAGGCAGATTGCATTACTCTGAGAAAACAAACTGCCATAGAGAAAGTCATTTACTTCTATAGAAAGTGTTCTATAATGGTCACTATAATGGTGAAATGTTTTAGA includes:
- the cblc gene encoding E3 ubiquitin-protein ligase CBL-C isoform X2, with amino-acid sequence MATAAGSGNSRSPNLSCQPPTRGDLRLVEKTLRRLDKLHELCTNPRLGLRNSPPYLPDLVSETSTLLTQVWEPYHGFKTAEVQVPRGDEARYLRIHVRNLLDKTDRAVLLFKDGGEKIFEERSTYRRNLTKLSLMFSHMLWELRAMFPEGSFQGDTYRVTKTEAEEFWRQAFGNQCIVQWSTFKELLRGVHAFEEGMESMALKSTIDLTCNDHISVFEFDIFTRLFQPWRSLLRNWNQLAVTHPGYMAFLTYDQVIARLEHYLHRPGSYIFRLSCTRMGHWAIGHVTNEADIVQTIPQNKPLYQALIQGFKEGCYLYPDGRDVNPDLSSLCEPAQKGKVKVTEEQYELYCEIGSTFQLCKICAERDKDTKIQPCGHLLCRPCLTGWQKTAGHTCPYCRCDIRGTESVLVEPYLPDGSRWDFKGNEDGEDEDHEDHEDIELLVKEMAALRKFSSLDNQASSFHQLSSNAPPKNITAARCPSPSLQRHTSETKSPIKHSHSHSAHVDAGTHTQKRNWTQGRNPNSSTEGSADGLRPHPLSQR
- the cblc gene encoding E3 ubiquitin-protein ligase CBL-C isoform X1, whose translation is MATAAGSGNSRSPNLSCQPPTRGDLRLVEKTLRRLDKLHELCTNPRLGLRNSPPYLPDLVSETSTLLTQVWEPYHGFKTAEVQVPRGDEARYLRIHVRNLLDKTDRAVLLFKDGGEKIFEERSTYRRNLTKLSLMFSHMLWELRAMFPEGSFQGDTYRVTKTEAEEFWRQAFGNQCIVQWSTFKELLRGVHAFEEGMESMALKSTIDLTCNDHISVFEFDIFTRLFQPWRSLLRNWNQLAVTHPGYMAFLTYDQVIARLEHYLHRPGSYIFRLSCTRMGHWAIGHVTNEADIVQTIPQNKPLYQALIQGFKEGCYLYPDGRDVNPDLSSLCEPAQKGKVKVTEEQYELYCEIGSTFQLCKICAERDKDTKIQPCGHLLCRPCLTGWQKTAGHTCPYCRCDIRGTESVLVEPYLPDGSRWDFKGNEDGEDEDHEDHEDIELLVKEMAALRKFSSLDNQASSFHQLSSNAPPKNITAARCPSPSLQRHTSETKSPIKHSHSHSAHVDAGTHTQKRNWTQGRNPNSSTEGSADGLRPHPLSQSAEHLTQSTPSSQKNANCEAVWLGPSSPIRERRRKMREGLRKDKCGLGEMARTMSS